Proteins encoded together in one Jaculus jaculus isolate mJacJac1 chromosome 7, mJacJac1.mat.Y.cur, whole genome shotgun sequence window:
- the Cbln3 gene encoding cerebellin-3: MRSEAGQGCGHKQVWRGRCLSQVTLRPKKRTEEQGKGWSKPEIEEDQNQPKGGQKMGHCVLQRHSAMLGAKWDWLPGLLPSPRLPLTLVLLALGAGWAQEGSEPVLLEGECLVVCEPGRAIAGGPGGAALGEAPPGRVAFAAIRSHHHEPAGETSNNGTGGAIYFDQVLVNEGGAFDRASGSFVAPVRGVYSFRFHVVKVYNRQTVQVSLMLNTWPVISAFANDPDVTREAATSSVLLPLDPGDRVSLRLRRGNLLGGWKYSSFSGFLIFPL; the protein is encoded by the exons ATGAGGAGTGAGGCAGGGCAGGGCTGTGGGCACAAGCAGGTATGGAGAGGGAGGTGCCTAAGCCAGGTGACATTAAGACCCAAAAAGAGGACAGAGGAGCAGGGTAAGGGGTGGTCAAAGCCTGAGATAGAGGAGGACCAAAACCAGCCAAAAGGGGGGCAGAAGATGGGACACTGCGTGTTACAGAGGCACTCTGCCATGTTGGGGGCAAAATGGGACTGGCTACCAGGTCTCCTACCCagccccaggctgcccttgacccTGGTGCTTCTGGCTCTAGGAGCGGGGTGGGCCCAGGAGGGGTCAGAACCTGTTCTGTTGGAGGGTGAATGTCTAGTGGTGTGTGAGCCAGGTCGGGCTATTGCCGGGGGGCCTGGGGGAGCAGCCCTGGGAGAGGCTCCCCCAGGACGAGTGGCATTTGCTGCAATCCGAAGCCATCACCATGAGCCGGCAGGGGAGACCAGCAACAACGGCACCGGTGGGGCCATCTACTTCGATCAg GTGCTGGTGAATGAGGGTGGCGCCTTTGACCGGGCCTCAGGCTCCTTCGTGGCACCTGTCCGTGGAGTCTACAGCTTCCGGTTCCATGTAGTGAAGGTGTACAACCGCCAAACAGTCCAG GTAAGCCTGATGCTGAACACATGGCCAGTCATCTCAGCCTTTGCCAACGACCCTGATGTAACCCGGGAGGCAGCCACAAGCTCTGTGCTACTTCCCCTGGACCCTGGGGACCGGGTGTCCCTGCGTCTCCGTCGGGGGAATCTTCTGGGTGGCTGGAAATATTCTAGCTTCTCTGGCTTCCTTATCTTCCCACTCTGA
- the LOC101613042 gene encoding cAMP-dependent protein kinase inhibitor gamma-like encodes MQGLRSNATGMMAVKSSYLGFISCDQTGCQNVVPDIHGGSEPGKVAGDMGDLALLGAERQVERSTSDEEPSSQPES; translated from the coding sequence ATGCAGGGCCTGAGAAGCAATGCAACAGGAATGATGGCAGTTAAGTCCTCCTACTTGGGTTTCATCTCCTGTGACCAGACAGGCTGTCAGAATGTGGTCCCTGACATCCACGGAGGCTCTGAGCCTGGGAAGGTAGCAGGAGACATGGGTGACCTGGCCCTGCTTGGggcagaaagacaggtagaaagaaGCACCTCAGATGAGGAGCCCAGCAGCCAGCCTGAGAGCTGA